The Novosphingobium terrae genome segment AGATCCGCGAGACGATCGAGAAGAACCAGCTGCGCCTCATCAAGGAGCGCAAGGCGGATCACACGATCTTTTCGCCGCGCGCCTCCACCATGGCGCATCATGTCGGCGATCAGCAGGTCAGCGAAAGCTGGTCGATCCATTGCAACAATCTGATCGCCCGCGTGGTGGAGCTGTTCCCCGAGACCTTCACCGGCGTCTGCCAGCTGCCGCAGAACCCGCAGAGCGATCTGTCGGTCTCGATCAAGGAGCTGCGCCGCTGCGTTGAGGAGCTGGGCTTTATCGGCTGCAACCTCAACCCCGATCCGGGCGGCGGCCACTTCACCAGCCCGCCGCTCACGCACGAATACTGGTTCCCCATGTATGAGGCGATGAGCGAGCTGGACGTGCCCGCGATGATCCACGTCTCGGGCAGCTGCAACCCGGCGCAGCATGCCACCGGCGCCTTCTACATCGCGGCGGACACCATCGCTTTCATGCAGCTGCTGGAAGGCGATCTCTTTGCGCGCTTCCCCAATCTGCGCTTCATCATCCCGCATGGCGGCGGCGCGGTGCCCTATCACTGGGGGCGCTATCGCGGTCTGGCCGATATGCTCAAGAAGCCCGCTCTGGACGGGCATCTGATGAACAATGTGTTCTTCGACACCTGCGTCTACCATCAGCCGGGCATCAACCTGCTGAACGAAGTGATCGAGACCAAGAACATCCTGTTCGGCAGCGAAATGGTCGGCGCGGTGCGCGGCATCGACCCCACCACCGGCCAGTATTTCGATGACACGAAGCGTTATATCGACGCTCTGCCCGTCACCGACGAGCAGCGTCAT includes the following:
- a CDS encoding amidohydrolase family protein — encoded protein: MTLVIDCHGHYTTAPDAHTAWRDAQKAAFKAGEAAPAYPAISDDEIRETIEKNQLRLIKERKADHTIFSPRASTMAHHVGDQQVSESWSIHCNNLIARVVELFPETFTGVCQLPQNPQSDLSVSIKELRRCVEELGFIGCNLNPDPGGGHFTSPPLTHEYWFPMYEAMSELDVPAMIHVSGSCNPAQHATGAFYIAADTIAFMQLLEGDLFARFPNLRFIIPHGGGAVPYHWGRYRGLADMLKKPALDGHLMNNVFFDTCVYHQPGINLLNEVIETKNILFGSEMVGAVRGIDPTTGQYFDDTKRYIDALPVTDEQRHAIFEGNARRVFPRLDAKLKAMGHV